In Podarcis muralis chromosome 7, rPodMur119.hap1.1, whole genome shotgun sequence, the genomic stretch acttgattgacatctggagaacaaggaaccctcttgagagagagggaacttttttctctgaagcaaaaatgacatggacaagaattgaccaaatttgggtaactagtagtatggcgccaaggataaaaaaaatagaaatctgcccaaagacttgctccgaccataacaccgtaaagatggagatgaaactaacaacaactggatcctttagatggagaatgaatgacaccctctttagagatgaagagatctacaagaaggcccaaaaaacattgaaagattactttgagataaatttgagaacagaagtggaaaaaagaataatttgggacgcaagcaaggccgtgatgcgaggtttcctaatacaacagaactctataaagaggaaaaaacagaatgagaggaaataattttttttggaaaaaatgaaagaaggtgaaaagaaattgaggtctaaaccaaagtctcatgagattttgagagaaataaagtactaccagatgcagtatatggaactgatgaatcaagagatagaatggaaaattaagcaaatgagacaaaggacatttgaatcagcagacaaatgtgggaaacttctatcatggcaactgaaaaagaggcaaaaactgaatacagtgacaagtttagaaatggatggaaagattatccacaaaccaaatgagataagtaattgttttcaaagtttcttcaggaaattatatgcacaagggccagtcaacgaacaggaaatagaagaatttcttaagaaacatggattaccaaaaatttcagagcaaagtaaaatgattttgaatgagaaaataacaggacaagaaatagagggtgccattcagaatatgcaattgggaaaatctccaggaccagatggtttgaccgcTAGATACTACAAAGCGTTGaaggaatggttagtacaaccactgaaggaagtctgcaatgaaattttggagggggaaaaggcacctgaatcgtggaaagaagctttcatttcacttataccgaaaactgagactgaaaagaaccaggttaaaaactaccgccctatatcattacttaatgtggattacaaaatttttgcagacattttggcaaaaagactgaagagagtgttggtaggggagattcataaggaccaagctggctttcttccagggagacatatgtcagataatgtgaggaatataatagatatTTTGGAACTGTTAGAGGCGGACATTAATAGgaaggctgttttaatttttgtggacgcggagaaagcctttgataatatctgttggagctttatgaagaagaatctccaagggatgggggtaggccaaggttttgaaaacggtataggtgcaatatactctgaacaaaaagcaaagttaattgtaaataatgtggttacggaagaaatacctatagaaaaaggcacacgacagggatgcccaatatcccctttactttttatatcagtcttggaggttttgttaaacatgatcagaggggaccagttggttaaaggagttcaggtcggagccagacattacaaattaagggcatttgcagatgatttagtattgaccttgcaacagccagatactagtactaaaagagtattagaactaattgagatatttggtcaagtagcaggatttaaattgaacaaacagaaaaagaaagtgttggagaaaaagcTAACAATtgctgaaaaagagaagtttcagagtgaaacaggtttagtgataacaaaaaaagtgaagtacctgggggtaaatttaacatctaagaatgtgaacttatttaaggacaattatgataaatgctggacagaagtaaaaaaagatctagaaatatggtcaaggttgagactttccttgttaggctgaattgctgtcatcaagatgaatgtattgcctagaatgttgtttttattccagacgttgcagattgtggacaagatggactgtttcaagaagtggcagaaagacatatctaaatttgtctggcagggcaaaaagcccagaataaaatttaagattttaactgatgcaaaagatagaggggggtttgccctgccggacttaagactctactatgaatcggcagctttctgctggttgaaacattggctgcttcttgagaacacagacattttggatctggaagggtttgataatagatttggctggcatgcatatatatggtatgacaaggtaaaattgcataaaggtttcaaaaaccatattgttaggaaagcattatacaatgtttggatgcggtataaagatttattggaaagtaaaactcccaggtggttgtcaccaatggaagccaaagaggtgaaaaaacttaatatggagtctaaatggccaaaatattgtgaaatcttagaacaagacggagaaagagttaaactacagagttatgagaaattaaaatctAAGGAAATAGAttagaaataggcatacacacaatggaatattgggcctggtccacctcaataaagtactggttacgctgccattttcgctgccctccatcaagtctgctcgctgatttgctcaaagactcctataaatcaagatggtatcagtacctcgaaaaaaagattgaatctttaggcatcgagctggagcccctgtacaattctaatgagcaatacattttccataatatcctaactagactaaaggatgtcgagagacaaaatattatggcagctgtaaacaaaatttgctcccccatattctatgatttaaatatcttagatagcagagccaattatgtcactaaattaataatcccagcccaacgtagggcttttatgctggcccgtttgaatgtttttccctcagcatttgtcaggggaagatatcaaaacattcccagaaacaagagattctgcagatgttccatgaatgtcccggacactgtagagcatattctctttcattgcccattgtacagtacgctccgtcaacgcgtgctgtcccctcttttgggtggtctggaaccccagcaaggtgaatgtgtgggattctgcctatccgacgttgaccaaagggtaacggcgggggtagccgagtttttggtagcactcctccaaggagcaggttaacaaggaaaaccactgattttatatgtatatatataaatatgtatgtagccaactgctgcctttctatatatattttaaggcttttatatgctattttctcttttatggttttatttgcataatgcctaataaaggtttgataagtaagtaagtaaaatctAAGGTaagagactggttgcattacctccagataaacgaggtatttaaacaggacaggaaaataggcttccagatggagaggtcaaaattagaaacagaactgttagaacccaacactaagaacttgtcaagaatgtataatttgctgttgaaatggaatgcacaggatgaaacggtgaagtcagctatgattaaatgggtgcAAGATatcggtcatgacattatgtttgctgactggaagcagttatggaccaccggtgctaagtttacggcatgtaatgccttaagagaaaacataatgaaaatgatctacaggtggtacatgaccccagtcaagcttgcaaaaatttaccattcgcccaataacaaatgctggaaatgcaatgagACTGAAGGAATACACTTGTTTTTATCCACGGTAATAAATACTCAATAAAAGATAAGAGACACACACAAATAACTGAATTATTTAGATTCCCGTATGTGAAAGAAGAGGTGTGTTTTGAAAGCttagtgtgatgggatgatgagctgcttgtgcgtaaaatgcaagtccctcagagtttgatcaggttttcaaacctctgcctgtgacggagcccctccagcatggctgcatcaatcgctagcagaatccgaaagtggttgctttcggaatcatttccaacataaaagctccttaacggaaacacgtctcctggactctcggcgtgacagtttccggcgaggagtgggtgtccctataggaggtcctgagacctccccactgttttcgctggaagcgtctctgagccatccctccgactcactttcccttggagttcctgatctccccctactggttccctcttccgctgctacgtctctctcaacctcagtgagcctttgcacctcctgtctttccgatggcagttccctgacacttagAAACATGCCTTGGAGGGGCCTTGGATTTCAACGTACTTATATTCCCATGTTTTTTAATCTATCCCCCTTTGCATCCATCAGCACCTGCAGAATCACCGTATCTAAGAAGGAGCTGAACATGCAGGCCAAGCTTGATTTAAAGTCGCCAAGGTGTTTTTCTTCCACAGGCTTCATCTATCTTGGAAATGCTTTGCTGGATCCCGGGGAAACAAAGGTTTGGGAAATCATACCTGGGCTTGTCCTGAGGCAAATTTGCTTGGGGAATCTCGGGCTGGGTGTGCACCAGGCCCAgctgtgcaaaaatgtgtttcattCTACACAacatttcaaacacacacactgcacgaaatgtgcttggctgcacATTAGAAGAAACCAGTCTTGATTagggattggggggtggggttcacTTAAGTTCCCACTGAAAGGCAaatttatcaaatttgcactttccaaaataatatgagaaccaaaacagagGCATCTCTGTAAATTCAgttatccaaattttgtgatgtggtTCACCAACTAACCATTGTTTACCAAAATACATGAAGTGGGTAAAAATGtgcttaaaaatgaatatattagtgaaaatagcatatatgTCGGGAAGCCAATGAAGAaccgtggtttgcagaagggcatagatgagaggctgcagagggcagaagctgggaaatattgggagaggaagagcaggaagtagcagcagcaccaggggagagacagctgacagactccgtGTCCTCGGAAAGGATTCCTGACCAGCCCCCCTTCTGGGGCCAGGTGGGCATCgagggtagtagaacagagagcGCAGGGGCAGACAGCTCAATGCAGGAGTGACGTAGAATAGGGGagacctggaggggaggggacttTACTTGAAGCAATGCCGTTATTTAGGGaagactgcattcctttgtcacgctttgtgaattattgaataaattgcttggtaagaactttcatcctttctctgcctcttggctgccaccgtgggaggTTATGATCCCCCAAAGCGTGACACTACCCGGACCCTacaatcatcttctgaggcccttcttcatgtgcctccttcccaTGAAGTCCAGTGGGTGGGAGAGGtagtttccctttttcttttctttttctcttcctgcattttgcattttattttgtattttgatgctgtcaaccgccctgagatctttgggtggagggcagtatacaaatataataaaaataaattttaaaggtGAGCCTCAAACCCTGCTAGACAGAAAGTTATGATGCGCAATGTGCATGTTCTAAGCAACTTCTGTCAAATGAGCCAGCTTGGCCCCTCCTGTCTGTCAGGGGATTCAGCCAAGTCAGAATTGTGATTGGTAAGTGAGTTgtatctgatccaatacaaaaaaagtcacaataactttaaaataaacaacttatttcAAATTAAGCAAtagttaataatccatttttacatgggacgcgggtggcgctgtgggtaaaagcctcagcgcctagggcttgccgatcgaaaggtcggcggttcgaatccccgcggcggggtgcgctcccgttgcttggtcccagcgcctgccaacctagtagttcgatagcaccttcgggtgcaagtagataaatagggaccgctttctagcgggaaggtaaacggcgtttccgtgtgcggctctggctcgccagagcagctttgtcacgctggccacgtgacccggaagtgtctccggacagcgctggcccccggcctcttgagtgagatgggcgcacaaccctagagtctgtcaagactggcccctacgggcaggggtacctttacctttacctttaataatccATTAGTATCTAAAAAGCTGCTGATAGCTGGGATAGACATGCCTATCACTTTCATTATGATATGCACCAAATTTTGCAAGTAGTGATATCAAGCAAAGACAACAGATACACACCGAAATGCACATATGACTGATTTATTCAGATTCTCTTACATGAAGGGAATTTGGGTGGGATTTGTAAAGCTCAGAAACAGGGTTTGGAGGGATCATCCAGTTTATAGAACTCATATTTACACGTGTTTGGATTTACCACTGCTTTACATCCCGGAACATCAACAGTACCACCGtacctaaaaagaagaagaagaatgtgtaAACTAAGGTTTCCCTGAGTTTATGGAGATCTTGTAGAGGAGCGCTCCTTTCTCCTGCTCACTTAGGACATGCCAAGAATGATTGGAACTGCCTGGCAGAAAAGCAGTTTTGCAAGATGTTTGCTTGATCCAGGGAAAACCAAGCCCTTGGAAAACATTTGCCCTGAGGCCAAATTCACCTGGCGAATCGAACCTGAATGCACAAAGGACATGTCTTGCACAATATGCCATTGCATGTTGCTGTACGAtgaccctccaccccccccccactatgttTGCGGTGGTTGAGGGCAGCACCCATGCACAAAAAAGGGTGTAGCAAAATGTTGGTGCGAAACCAAGAGGCCAGCCAGGAGGGAGACAGAAGGAGACAGGAAGGTGCAGGAAAGAGGAGGGGTCCTGTTCCATCGGGTGCATTGGGGTCCCTCTCCCCAGCACCAGCTCCTAGGTGGTCTCCGGATGAGAGGATCTGGGACTCAGGGAGATCCCAAAGTCCAAGCTTCCACGCAGCGAATGCCTGGTCATCGGATAATTGGAAAGGCACTCTGGACATGCTCAGTGCTTGTTCTAGATCAAATTTCATGACTCTGCTTCCTATAAAGTCTATAAATATCTGAATTAATCAATCAATTCACTGTTTGGTTCAAGGAAATCCAGGCAACAATTTTATGCAACCTATCTTCAAAGGTATATAGATTAATTGGGACACCCGTCTTCAACTAATTCCTTCCATGAATGTTTATTGAGCAGAAGATCTTCCAGAGAGAACGGGGCAAAATAATTTGAAAGAGATTAATAGACCCAGTGCTATTCTGGTTATTTGGCCTACCTGGAACAGCATCCCACTCCCCTTTCACTACATGTGCATTCCATGCACTGTGCTGTATTCCACTTAGAGCCGAATGGATGCTTGCTGCCATCATATGGATCGGTACACTCAGTGGGCAGTACTGGCTTACCTAAGGAGAGAAATTTAACATTAGCCCCCAAACAGCTCATGCAGGAAGAAGCTGCTGCTCAGCACAATGCAGAGACTGCGCAAGAGAAGCAGAGTGACTTATACTGCGGCCATGCAGTCTCCTGCTTGCGTCTGCAGACGGTGGTTCCAAGCTTAAAACAGGGTGGGAGTGAATGGGGTGCCCTGTGGATGGGGAAATCTGGCCGTTTCAATTTCtactagttattattattattactatttatataccatcctcagggcagttcacaacctaAAAATACAatctaaaaaacacaaaatacacaataaaagtgAGAGCTTAAGCAGGGACTCATCAATGAGAAGATGAGACGGGAGGAGCGTTAGGTCATTTTAGACTCTGAGCAGCATCACAACATCCAGAGAAGTTGACTCAGGAAGcccatgcagctggacaagaagagaaacttgagagctttcagagtgtggagaaagagatatatgttgttcctgaggaaaaggaaggaggagctgtaatgttacagaagacaaaggagggccagaggcctgacatgatggctacaaaggaaaataagaacttgatggTGACAATTTGGTCAGAATTGGagactgaagaatggagagatctccttatgtggagatctgaagacctaaggattacaaatttgattaaggtggaagttggagctttggggacatttggacttgaaaggagtaagaagcAAGATtcaggctccacttttaagtatggaggtttggctggaagaaacatggaccctattggactagagcttctccgagatttggtgtttaataccaaggactatcaaaaaaaccggcagagaggaattgagagagaattaagagcctcggacgtgagatctccaggctgatagtagattgaCTGATGGAcgtttgttggggattgaaaccaggaaagggggggggggagtttgggaatccaaagggtgtataattataacctgttttgcttttttttttttggtttgttatttgtatgagaATTGGGgaaatcgtggaagggaatttaggccgactttagaaaaaggttttaagaataagCACTGATGTATAattattgatgtttataaggcaaaattggttttttaaaatgaactaaatataaaaaggttaaaaattagggataagaacttgttgaaccaacaatttgaactggaatacaggagggggagg encodes the following:
- the LOC114602616 gene encoding small serum protein 2-like; the protein is MKILLSLTALSLTLALCQGFCTFSEHKAEIKNGKPVLPTECTDPYDGSKHPFGSKWNTAQCMECTCSERGVGCCSRYGGTVDVPGCKAVVNPNTCKYEFYKLDDPSKPCF